A window of Candidatus Deferrimicrobiaceae bacterium contains these coding sequences:
- the ilvB gene encoding biosynthetic-type acetolactate synthase large subunit, translated as MKLTGAEIFVKGLADLGVDVIFGYPGGSVINIYDELFKNTKVRHLLPRHEQGAVHMADGFARASGKVGVCLVTSGPGATNTVTGLATAYMDSIPIVVFSGQVPTPLIGNDAFQEADIVGITRPCTKHNFLVKDTADLARVMKEAFYIASTGRPGPVLVDMPKDVLMASAEYAMPKEVKLRGYNPNYEGHPKQVESAMRLLEEREKPVLYVGGGVILSNAAAELTEFARLLGIPVTTTLMGMGAFPGTDPLCMGMLGMHGTYAANMAISHSDIILAVGARFDDRVTGKIAAFAPHAKIVHIDIDPTSIQKNVRVDIPIVGDVKDVLKKMLKLAKAPKVAAACKKRVAPWRDEIARWEATHPMRYKQGKGKINPKFVVEKIYELTKGKAVIATEVGQHQMFAAQFYKYDKPRTFLSSGGLGTMGFGLPAAIGAQVALPGALVIDIAGDGSIQMNIQELATAMQYRLPVKVVILNNGALGMVRQWQELFFDAKYSQTCLPQIPDFVKLAEAYGAAGFRATKPEEVEGVLRKGFATPGPVMIDIQTDPNELVYPMVPAGAALTDMLLV; from the coding sequence CGCGTCACGAGCAGGGCGCGGTCCACATGGCCGACGGATTCGCCCGCGCCTCGGGCAAGGTCGGCGTCTGCCTCGTCACCTCCGGGCCGGGCGCGACCAACACCGTCACCGGTCTCGCCACCGCCTACATGGATTCCATCCCGATCGTGGTCTTCTCGGGGCAGGTCCCCACACCGCTCATCGGCAACGACGCGTTCCAAGAGGCCGACATCGTCGGCATCACGCGCCCCTGCACGAAGCACAACTTCCTGGTCAAGGACACGGCCGACCTGGCGCGCGTGATGAAAGAGGCGTTCTACATCGCTTCCACCGGGCGCCCGGGGCCCGTGCTCGTCGACATGCCCAAAGACGTCCTCATGGCCTCTGCCGAGTACGCCATGCCCAAGGAGGTCAAGCTCCGCGGCTACAATCCCAATTACGAGGGGCACCCCAAGCAGGTCGAGAGCGCCATGCGGCTGCTCGAGGAAAGGGAGAAGCCGGTCCTCTACGTCGGGGGCGGCGTCATCCTCTCCAACGCGGCGGCCGAGCTGACCGAGTTCGCGCGCCTCCTCGGCATCCCGGTTACCACCACGCTGATGGGGATGGGCGCCTTCCCGGGCACCGACCCGCTCTGCATGGGGATGCTCGGCATGCACGGCACCTACGCGGCCAACATGGCGATCTCCCACAGCGACATCATCCTCGCCGTGGGCGCCCGCTTCGACGACCGCGTCACCGGCAAGATCGCCGCCTTCGCGCCGCACGCCAAGATCGTCCACATCGACATCGATCCCACCTCGATCCAGAAAAACGTGCGGGTCGACATCCCGATCGTCGGCGACGTCAAGGACGTCCTCAAGAAGATGCTCAAGCTGGCCAAGGCGCCGAAGGTGGCCGCGGCCTGCAAAAAGCGGGTCGCTCCGTGGCGCGATGAGATCGCCCGCTGGGAAGCGACGCATCCGATGCGGTACAAGCAGGGCAAGGGCAAGATCAATCCCAAGTTCGTGGTCGAGAAGATCTACGAGCTGACGAAGGGGAAGGCGGTCATCGCCACCGAGGTGGGGCAGCACCAGATGTTCGCGGCGCAGTTCTACAAGTACGACAAGCCGCGCACCTTCCTGTCCTCGGGCGGGCTCGGCACCATGGGCTTCGGGCTGCCGGCCGCGATCGGCGCCCAGGTGGCGCTGCCCGGCGCGCTCGTCATCGACATCGCGGGCGACGGCAGCATCCAGATGAACATCCAGGAGCTGGCAACCGCCATGCAATACCGGCTGCCGGTCAAGGTGGTCATCCTCAACAACGGGGCGCTGGGCATGGTCCGCCAGTGGCAGGAGCTGTTCTTCGACGCGAAATACTCGCAGACCTGCCTTCCGCAGATCCCCGATTTCGTCAAGCTGGCCGAGGCGTACGGCGCCGCCGGCTTCCGCGCCACGAAGCCCGAGGAGGTCGAGGGCGTGCTCAGGAAGGGCTTCGCGACCCCGGGCCCGGTGATGATCGACATCCAGACCGATCCCAACGAGCTCGTCTACCCGATGGTGCCGGCAGGCGCGGCGCTCACCGACATGTTGCTGGTCTAA
- the ilvN gene encoding acetolactate synthase small subunit — protein MRHTISVLVENEFGVLSRVAGLFSGRGFNIESLSVAETADPTISRMTIVTVGNDQIIEQILKQLNKLIPVIKVVDFSGTDTVDREMIMVKVNAENETRTEVLRLVDIFRGKIVDVAPRSYTIEMTGDEAKVDAFLALLRPVGIKDIVRTGKIAIARG, from the coding sequence ATGCGACATACCATATCAGTCCTGGTCGAAAACGAATTCGGGGTGCTCTCCCGGGTCGCGGGGCTCTTTTCCGGCCGCGGCTTCAACATCGAATCGCTCTCCGTCGCCGAGACGGCCGACCCGACCATCTCGCGCATGACGATCGTCACGGTCGGCAACGACCAGATCATCGAACAGATCCTCAAGCAGCTCAACAAGCTGATCCCGGTGATCAAGGTGGTCGACTTCTCCGGGACCGACACGGTCGACCGCGAGATGATCATGGTCAAGGTCAACGCCGAGAACGAGACGCGCACCGAGGTGCTCCGCCTGGTCGACATCTTCCGCGGGAAGATCGTCGACGTCGCGCCGCGCAGCTACACCATCGAGATGACGGGGGACGAGGCGAAGGTCGACGCCTTCCTCGCGCTCCTGCGTCCCGTCGGCATCAAGGACATCGTGAGGACCGGCAAGATCGCCATCGCACGCGGGTGA
- the ilvC gene encoding ketol-acid reductoisomerase, with protein MVKVYHESDTRPELIKKKTVAILGYGSQGHAHANNLKESGVKVIVGLRPESDSVRKAKEAGLDVATVAEATAKADVVMLLLPDEHQAAIYRDEIAPNLKQGASLVFAHGFAIHFGQIVPRKDNNVFLVAPKGPGHLVRAQYVKGQGVPALIAIHQDPSGESRDLALSYAAGIGGARAGVIETTFREETETDLFGEQAVLCGGASALVTAGFEVLVEAGYAPEMAYFECLHELKLIVDLMYEGGIANMRYSVSNTAEYGDLTRGPRVVNEDTKDEMRQILAEIQDGTFAREWLLENQVGRPRFNALARQGQEHSIEAVGARLRALMPWMKDKIVDKNKN; from the coding sequence ATGGTCAAGGTCTACCACGAGAGCGACACCCGTCCCGAGCTGATCAAGAAAAAGACGGTCGCGATCCTGGGCTACGGAAGCCAGGGGCACGCCCACGCCAACAACCTGAAAGAGAGCGGCGTCAAGGTGATCGTCGGCCTCCGTCCCGAGAGCGACAGCGTCCGCAAGGCCAAGGAAGCGGGTCTCGACGTCGCCACGGTCGCCGAGGCCACCGCGAAGGCCGACGTCGTGATGCTGCTTTTGCCCGACGAGCACCAGGCGGCGATCTATCGCGACGAGATCGCCCCGAACCTCAAGCAGGGCGCCAGCCTGGTGTTCGCGCACGGGTTCGCCATCCACTTCGGGCAGATCGTCCCCCGGAAAGACAACAACGTCTTCCTGGTCGCTCCCAAGGGGCCGGGCCACCTGGTCCGCGCGCAGTACGTCAAGGGACAGGGCGTCCCGGCATTGATCGCGATCCACCAGGACCCGTCCGGCGAGAGCCGCGACCTGGCGCTGTCCTACGCGGCGGGCATCGGCGGCGCGCGCGCCGGCGTCATCGAGACCACCTTCCGGGAAGAGACCGAGACCGACCTGTTCGGCGAGCAGGCCGTGCTTTGCGGCGGCGCGTCGGCGCTGGTCACGGCCGGCTTCGAGGTGCTGGTCGAGGCGGGCTACGCGCCCGAGATGGCCTATTTCGAGTGCCTCCACGAGCTCAAGCTCATCGTCGACCTCATGTATGAAGGCGGCATCGCCAACATGCGCTACTCGGTCAGCAACACCGCCGAGTACGGCGACCTGACGCGCGGTCCCCGCGTCGTCAACGAAGACACCAAGGACGAGATGCGCCAGATCCTGGCCGAGATCCAGGATGGCACCTTCGCCCGCGAGTGGCTGCTCGAGAACCAGGTCGGCCGCCCGCGCTTCAACGCGCTGGCCCGCCAGGGCCAGGAGCACTCGATCGAGGCCGTCGGCGCCCGGCTGCGCGCGCTGATGCCCTGGATGAAAGACAAGATCGTCGACAAGAACAAGAACTAG
- a CDS encoding phosphatidylserine decarboxylase family protein, which translates to MSPESPLRGAGGMIAPEGWPFILVPLVLGAAVWWLYPRGWPAAAVLLLLSAFSLWFFRNPVRTPPPDPGGSVLAPADGTVIDVGDVPAGRYLDAPGKRVCIFMTPLNVHVNRAPVAGRVTRVLYNKGKYFAANAEKASLENEQNGVTIETPGGVPVTYVQIAGFIARRIVCDVKPGDPVRRGGRVGLIRFGSRVDVYLPPSFAAGIQVGDKTIAGETIIGVLH; encoded by the coding sequence TTGAGTCCCGAAAGTCCGCTGCGGGGGGCGGGCGGCATGATCGCCCCCGAGGGGTGGCCCTTCATCCTGGTGCCGCTCGTCCTGGGCGCCGCGGTGTGGTGGTTGTACCCGCGGGGGTGGCCTGCGGCGGCGGTCCTGCTGCTGCTGTCCGCCTTCTCGCTCTGGTTCTTCCGCAATCCCGTGCGGACGCCGCCGCCCGATCCGGGCGGCAGCGTCCTCGCGCCGGCCGACGGCACCGTCATCGACGTCGGCGATGTGCCGGCGGGCCGATACCTCGACGCCCCCGGCAAGCGGGTGTGCATCTTCATGACCCCGCTCAACGTGCATGTCAACCGGGCGCCCGTCGCAGGGCGGGTGACCCGGGTGCTTTATAATAAAGGGAAGTACTTCGCGGCCAACGCCGAGAAGGCGTCCCTCGAAAACGAACAGAACGGCGTGACGATCGAGACGCCGGGCGGCGTGCCCGTGACCTATGTCCAGATCGCCGGATTCATCGCGCGCCGCATCGTCTGCGACGTCAAGCCGGGCGACCCGGTCCGGCGGGGCGGGCGCGTCGGGCTCATCCGCTTCGGATCGCGCGTCGACGTCTACCTGCCCCCGTCCTTCGCCGCCGGCATCCAGGTAGGCGACAAGACGATCGCGGGCGAAACGATCATCGGGGTGTTGCATTGA